The Bernardetia litoralis DSM 6794 genome includes a window with the following:
- a CDS encoding protease complex subunit PrcB family protein: protein MKFIFLSIVSLLFLSFSSCKSSKDKQENKPIPFETVFETMSLGSETQGTKVVQSKEDLKDFEVANGNDMAKELLEVDFEKNTLIMVMAGMKNTGGFDIKIEKIINTNDKITVFYKEINPPKDAMLTMALTYPLHAVTIKKTDKEIVFEKIIE, encoded by the coding sequence ATGAAATTTATTTTTTTATCTATTGTTTCTTTGCTGTTTTTATCATTTTCATCTTGTAAATCTAGTAAAGACAAGCAAGAAAATAAACCTATTCCTTTCGAAACTGTCTTTGAAACAATGTCTTTGGGAAGTGAAACTCAAGGAACAAAAGTAGTTCAAAGCAAAGAGGACTTAAAAGATTTTGAAGTGGCAAATGGCAATGATATGGCTAAAGAACTTTTAGAAGTAGATTTTGAAAAAAATACGCTTATAATGGTAATGGCTGGAATGAAAAATACAGGTGGTTTTGATATAAAAATAGAAAAAATCATTAATACAAATGATAAAATAACTGTTTTCTACAAAGAAATAAATCCTCCAAAAGATGCTATGCTTACTATGGCTCTGACTTATCCATTGCATGCCGTAACCATCAAAAAAACGGATAAAGAAATTGTTTTTGAGAAAATAATAGAATAA
- a CDS encoding CRISPR-associated endoribonuclease Cas6 yields the protein MRVRIIFDLRNRGAVLPFYHQHLFSGFIKDLLTDTSFGVDDNLFYNFSGLKGQTRVSRKGLHYCSRKVTLVLSALRTEVIDELLDSLFSREHIQIGELDLAPEAVEQELMPEQREMTKYICISPLVVSSPRFHRDTKEFIVPSMDKFSDLLYDSTLTRMEESGHYTDAEMAEFYKFQLVPDRRYLEKIQQEEKKFARIYPLEGQGSEVEVRGYTFPFVLYAHPQVQNFICNCGLGEYTDYGFGMLDFAHSDPTQRTQPYGKYGVTEENKK from the coding sequence TTGAGAGTTCGAATAATATTTGATTTACGGAATAGAGGCGCAGTTTTGCCCTTCTATCATCAACATCTTTTTTCAGGATTTATAAAGGATTTATTGACGGATACTTCTTTCGGAGTAGATGATAATTTATTTTATAATTTTTCTGGTCTTAAAGGTCAAACACGAGTGAGCCGAAAAGGCTTGCATTACTGTTCCCGAAAGGTTACGCTAGTATTATCTGCGCTTCGTACTGAAGTGATAGATGAGCTTTTGGATAGTCTTTTTAGTAGAGAACACATACAGATTGGAGAGTTAGATTTAGCTCCTGAAGCAGTAGAACAAGAGCTGATGCCAGAGCAACGAGAGATGACAAAGTATATTTGTATTTCTCCGTTGGTGGTTTCTAGTCCTCGTTTTCATAGAGATACAAAGGAATTTATTGTACCAAGTATGGACAAATTTTCTGACCTTCTTTATGATTCTACACTTACCCGTATGGAAGAATCTGGACATTATACGGATGCCGAAATGGCAGAGTTTTATAAGTTTCAGCTTGTTCCTGACCGTCGTTATTTGGAAAAAATACAGCAAGAAGAAAAGAAGTTTGCTCGTATTTATCCACTTGAAGGACAGGGAAGTGAAGTAGAGGTAAGAGGTTATACCTTTCCTTTTGTGCTGTATGCACATCCACAAGTTCAGAATTTTATCTGTAATTGTGGTTTGGGAGAATATACTGACTATGGATTTGGAATGTTAGATTTTGCTCATAGCGACCCCACACAACGTACACAACCCTATGGCAAATATGGTGTAACAGAAGAAAATAAGAAGTAA
- a CDS encoding tetratricopeptide repeat protein, with amino-acid sequence MISNSRREEPSISIIEFERLIENGETFFFEIDTYEFLLEHYRQEGNIQRLFSVCDIARSHHPFSVNFIIEEARTHLINNDFEKAQSTIEEAEALQPTEIEVQVTKAWIFQECFRFEEAAEIYHKVLPLTDEKEKDEVLYQIGSCYQAKNDLKKAIKYYKETLIQNKGHKEALYELAFCYDELDDLQGSIVFYKDFIDNDPYSAEAWYNLALIQTRLSLYRDAIVSYDYASIIEEGFSSAFFNKGNCHMSLGQYQDALDCFIQTSKLEKPTAELYTHIGAAYQKLDKFAEALNFYRKALDLDQEYEMAAFGVGECMEEYERWKEAVHFYQKSLRNNKNLGYAWFGKARCEYQLGNMISCMEAYDNASRILSENPNVWLSWSHVYYKEEWFDKAIAIVEEALEIIPESTELLYRYVAYLMGGGKYKAAIMALENAILIAPESKKYILEFFTDLNTQKAIYQIIEQLEN; translated from the coding sequence ATGATAAGCAACTCAAGAAGAGAAGAACCAAGTATTTCGATAATAGAATTTGAACGATTGATAGAAAATGGAGAAACGTTTTTTTTTGAAATTGATACTTACGAATTTCTTTTAGAACATTATCGCCAAGAGGGAAATATTCAAAGGTTATTTTCAGTGTGTGATATTGCAAGGTCGCATCATCCATTTTCAGTAAATTTTATTATTGAAGAAGCAAGAACGCATCTTATCAATAATGATTTTGAAAAAGCTCAATCTACCATCGAAGAAGCTGAAGCATTGCAACCTACTGAAATTGAAGTACAGGTAACAAAAGCATGGATTTTTCAAGAGTGTTTTAGGTTTGAAGAGGCTGCCGAAATATACCATAAAGTTTTACCTCTGACAGATGAAAAAGAAAAAGATGAAGTTTTGTATCAAATAGGAAGTTGTTATCAAGCCAAAAATGACCTCAAAAAAGCTATTAAATATTATAAAGAAACATTAATTCAAAATAAAGGACACAAAGAAGCATTATATGAGCTGGCTTTTTGTTATGATGAATTAGATGACCTTCAAGGAAGTATTGTTTTTTATAAAGATTTTATTGATAATGACCCTTATTCTGCCGAAGCGTGGTATAATTTAGCTCTTATTCAAACTCGTTTATCGCTTTATAGAGATGCCATTGTTTCTTATGATTATGCTTCAATTATTGAAGAAGGTTTTTCTTCAGCATTTTTTAATAAAGGAAATTGTCACATGAGTTTGGGGCAATACCAAGATGCTTTAGATTGTTTCATTCAGACTTCAAAATTAGAAAAACCTACGGCTGAACTTTATACACATATTGGAGCTGCCTATCAAAAACTAGATAAATTTGCTGAAGCTCTTAATTTTTATAGAAAAGCATTAGACTTAGACCAAGAATATGAAATGGCTGCTTTTGGTGTAGGCGAGTGCATGGAAGAGTATGAAAGATGGAAAGAAGCAGTACATTTTTATCAAAAATCTCTTCGAAATAATAAAAATTTGGGCTATGCATGGTTTGGAAAAGCTCGTTGTGAGTACCAACTCGGAAATATGATTTCTTGCATGGAAGCCTACGACAACGCATCACGAATATTGAGTGAAAATCCAAATGTTTGGCTTTCATGGTCGCATGTTTATTATAAAGAAGAATGGTTTGATAAAGCCATTGCTATTGTAGAAGAAGCACTAGAAATTATTCCAGAATCTACTGAACTTTTATATCGTTATGTTGCTTATTTGATGGGAGGAGGGAAATATAAAGCTGCCATTATGGCTCTTGAAAATGCTATTTTGATAGCTCCAGAAAGCAAAAAGTATATATTAGAATTCTTCACAGATTTGAATACGCAGAAAGCAATTTATCAAATAATTGAGCAGTTGGAGAATTAA
- a CDS encoding bifunctional heptose 7-phosphate kinase/heptose 1-phosphate adenyltransferase, which translates to MSLDSIFENFNTLTALVIGDVMIDSYLWGKVDRISPEAPVPVVSLKERENRLGGAANVALNLKSLGAKTIMCSVVGDDKESKILINMFEDQNIDVRGIIHSKDRPTTIKHRILAGSQHLLRIDAETTKPISEQESDKLINKIKKLALEADVIIFEDYDKGVLTERVISELIDFANQRDIPTVIDPKKRNFWYYKNATLFKPNLKELQEGLGRDIDVKNTDLNNLSESEIAIAVQELAQKMQLKSVLITLSEHGVYIANQNENHKIAAHKREISDVSGAGDTVVSIAGLCMALKLPLKTVAELANLGGGLVCESLGVVPIDKTLFKQEAKKKVTI; encoded by the coding sequence ATGTCATTGGATTCTATTTTTGAAAATTTTAATACTCTTACAGCTCTTGTAATTGGAGATGTAATGATAGATTCGTATTTATGGGGAAAAGTTGATCGAATTTCACCAGAAGCTCCCGTCCCAGTTGTGAGTTTGAAAGAGAGAGAAAATCGGCTTGGAGGAGCTGCAAATGTTGCTTTGAATCTCAAATCATTAGGCGCAAAAACAATTATGTGTTCAGTGGTAGGAGATGATAAAGAAAGCAAAATTCTTATCAATATGTTTGAAGATCAAAACATTGATGTTCGTGGAATTATTCATAGCAAAGACCGTCCAACTACCATAAAACACCGTATTTTGGCAGGCTCGCAGCACCTTCTTCGCATTGATGCAGAAACTACAAAACCTATTTCTGAACAGGAAAGTGATAAATTAATTAATAAAATAAAAAAATTAGCTCTTGAAGCCGATGTCATTATTTTTGAAGATTATGATAAAGGAGTCTTGACTGAAAGAGTAATTTCGGAATTAATAGATTTTGCCAATCAAAGAGACATTCCAACTGTAATTGACCCAAAGAAAAGAAATTTTTGGTACTACAAAAATGCAACTCTTTTCAAACCTAATTTGAAAGAATTACAGGAAGGATTGGGAAGAGATATTGATGTCAAAAATACGGATTTGAATAATTTAAGTGAAAGTGAAATAGCGATTGCTGTCCAAGAACTTGCACAAAAAATGCAACTCAAATCTGTCTTGATTACACTTTCTGAACATGGTGTTTATATTGCTAACCAAAATGAAAATCATAAAATAGCTGCTCATAAGCGAGAAATCTCTGATGTTTCGGGGGCTGGTGATACTGTTGTTAGTATTGCAGGGCTTTGCATGGCTCTAAAACTGCCTTTAAAAACAGTAGCTGAATTAGCTAATTTGGGTGGTGGTTTGGTTTGTGAATCCTTGGGAGTTGTTCCAATAGATAAAACACTTTTCAAACAAGAAGCTAAAAAGAAAGTTACTATTTAG
- a CDS encoding MATE family efflux transporter has product MKNYLFYFKKHIRLSSPIVLGQITTVLIALSDTIMVGNYDTVALASSAFANSAIFTFATFGIGLTYGLKPPVANAYAAKNLSLCAKYLQNGMLLYALVSTLMWLGFEMAVPFLDYLDQPPSVVVLAIPYYRLVALSIIPWFLFLALQQFSEALTKTKVPMSVNILSCVVNIILNYLLIFGKFGFPELGLVGAGVATLVSRILMLLVMLIIFFGLPFFRQFIDFSVSIISKETLKKLLNIGVPIGMQMVFESGAFGVAAIMAGWISKEALAAHQIALNIAFTTFMVAVGISQGTTVAIANLVGKNNLKEIKITGRSAVYLIVVFMAVMGGLIFLFNEQIPLWYINEAELNAAEIVEITMQLLIIVAVFQMTDGIQVVSAGNLRGLEDIKVPTAISLFAYWVIGIGGGYVLAFPFGMGVTGIWWGLCLGLITSSILLTWRFESKKI; this is encoded by the coding sequence ATGAAAAATTATCTTTTCTACTTCAAAAAACATATTAGGCTGTCTTCGCCAATCGTTTTAGGACAAATAACGACTGTCTTAATTGCTCTTTCAGATACGATTATGGTTGGGAATTATGATACTGTTGCTCTTGCCTCTTCGGCTTTTGCAAATAGTGCCATTTTTACGTTTGCTACCTTTGGTATTGGGCTTACTTATGGTTTGAAACCTCCTGTTGCTAATGCCTATGCAGCCAAAAACCTGTCTCTTTGTGCAAAATATTTGCAAAATGGAATGCTACTTTATGCTTTGGTTAGTACGCTGATGTGGTTAGGTTTTGAGATGGCAGTTCCATTTTTGGATTATCTTGACCAGCCTCCTTCAGTCGTAGTTTTGGCAATTCCTTATTATCGTTTGGTGGCTCTTTCAATTATTCCTTGGTTTTTATTTTTGGCTTTACAGCAATTTTCGGAGGCTCTCACAAAGACAAAAGTACCGATGAGTGTTAATATTTTATCCTGTGTAGTCAATATTATTCTTAATTATTTACTCATTTTTGGGAAATTCGGTTTTCCAGAGCTAGGGCTTGTTGGAGCAGGTGTAGCAACGCTTGTTTCTCGTATTTTGATGCTTTTGGTCATGTTGATTATTTTCTTTGGATTGCCTTTTTTTAGACAATTTATTGATTTTTCTGTTTCTATTATTTCAAAAGAAACACTCAAAAAATTATTAAATATTGGTGTTCCTATTGGTATGCAAATGGTTTTTGAAAGTGGTGCGTTTGGTGTGGCTGCAATTATGGCAGGTTGGATTAGCAAAGAAGCTCTAGCTGCTCATCAAATTGCGCTCAATATTGCTTTCACTACGTTTATGGTAGCTGTCGGAATTTCACAAGGTACAACGGTTGCCATAGCGAATTTGGTAGGAAAAAATAATCTCAAAGAAATCAAAATAACAGGACGAAGTGCCGTTTATTTGATTGTTGTTTTTATGGCAGTAATGGGAGGTCTGATATTTTTATTTAATGAACAAATTCCTCTCTGGTATATCAATGAAGCTGAACTTAATGCAGCAGAAATTGTAGAAATAACAATGCAACTCCTTATTATTGTTGCTGTTTTTCAGATGACAGATGGAATACAAGTAGTTTCAGCAGGAAATCTTAGAGGATTAGAAGATATTAAAGTTCCGACAGCGATTAGTCTTTTTGCCTATTGGGTAATCGGAATTGGTGGTGGATATGTTTTAGCTTTTCCTTTCGGAATGGGTGTTACAGGCATTTGGTGGGGATTATGTTTGGGACTTATTACATCTTCAATTTTGCTTACTTGGCGTTTTGAGAGTAAGAAAATTTGA
- a CDS encoding BlaI/MecI/CopY family transcriptional regulator, with translation MQELTKAEEKIMKLLWDAKEAFVKELIEKIEGKKPSYTTVSTIIRILETKKFVGHKAYGNTHQYFPLVSREEYANFATKSVLDRYFDGSFKKLVSFFAKKEEIDINELDDIMKMMEEQEGKKENKK, from the coding sequence ATGCAAGAACTTACAAAAGCCGAAGAAAAAATTATGAAACTTCTTTGGGATGCAAAAGAAGCATTTGTAAAAGAATTAATTGAAAAAATTGAAGGCAAAAAACCAAGTTATACAACTGTTTCGACAATTATCCGAATTTTGGAAACTAAAAAATTTGTTGGGCATAAAGCCTATGGAAATACACATCAATATTTTCCATTAGTAAGCCGAGAAGAATATGCAAATTTTGCCACCAAAAGCGTTTTAGACCGATATTTTGATGGTTCATTCAAAAAATTAGTTTCCTTTTTTGCCAAAAAAGAAGAAATTGATATTAATGAATTAGATGACATCATGAAAATGATGGAAGAACAAGAAGGGAAGAAAGAAAACAAAAAATAA
- a CDS encoding ferritin-like domain-containing protein, whose protein sequence is MNNDKTREYLKDIAELCIDGTQGYKDAAEKVDTPYLTSLFTTFAKEREGILNAINQELADLGAPVVTEGRTDGTALGSIHKFWLDFKAALSSDNTESILEECKRGEKYILDEIDDILKNKTEMTRSSVQILKDARYTIWKRMETIEHAEESQS, encoded by the coding sequence ATGAATAACGACAAAACAAGAGAATACCTTAAAGACATCGCAGAATTATGTATTGACGGTACACAAGGTTATAAAGACGCAGCCGAAAAAGTTGATACTCCTTATCTGACATCATTATTTACAACATTTGCCAAAGAGCGTGAAGGTATTTTAAATGCCATCAATCAAGAATTAGCTGATTTAGGCGCACCTGTCGTAACAGAAGGCAGAACCGACGGAACAGCTTTGGGTTCTATTCACAAGTTTTGGCTAGATTTTAAAGCAGCTTTATCTTCTGACAACACAGAATCAATTTTGGAAGAATGTAAACGTGGTGAAAAATATATTTTGGACGAAATAGATGACATTTTGAAAAATAAAACTGAAATGACACGTTCATCTGTTCAAATATTAAAAGATGCTCGTTATACAATATGGAAACGCATGGAAACTATCGAACACGCAGAAGAATCACAGAGTTAG
- a CDS encoding M56 family metallopeptidase, which translates to MKLLFFDYLLQCSLFLTLLYIPYFLFLKKETFFSLNRKYLIFALSLTLVLPFFPLNISNFLGLFFQNSAAVTVPDIDVFLAYGDVINSASTETTTSIFSEPSTWIFLIYVLGIAIIFVRIILGLSMILKLYFKGQKKQKEYFTLIETNSETEPFSFFNWVFISKKNHFTESQQNEIIAHEKAHVRQKHAFDLLLIEFLGLLLWFNPLIYFYKKALRDTHEYLADAETITHFSDKKQYLNLLINQHFVGKNLPFVTKFHNYSLLKKRVIMITKSPSRQIAKLKIMLAVPALFLCLFMTSCLKEYVEISERSEVSSNDFAAAFPKDYEVGKSYKIRSTTTMELDLEKDNDYMIRLFPAEDFEGVEIKMFDEKGELLVRNYIEKIDKYYRGFTFRNTKTAKYRLEITVPNGKKNVSLAMASRKFEAKDNIQPKKDKDGFTKVKTYDLKENKEEYTVVFSEGTEYKISLEEEEMSFQLISEDREKVLVNFTSTSSQKNKTFTISETAIYYLKIEKEGIETKNAELAFKREAKEEEAKKDNK; encoded by the coding sequence ATGAAACTACTATTTTTTGATTATTTGCTGCAATGTAGTTTGTTTTTGACATTGCTTTACATTCCTTATTTTCTGTTTTTAAAAAAAGAAACTTTCTTTAGTTTGAATAGAAAATATTTAATTTTTGCCTTATCTCTGACACTTGTTTTGCCATTTTTTCCTTTGAATATTTCTAATTTTCTAGGATTATTTTTTCAAAATTCGGCTGCTGTAACTGTTCCAGATATTGATGTTTTTCTTGCTTATGGAGATGTAATCAATAGTGCAAGTACAGAAACGACAACCAGTATTTTTTCAGAACCTTCTACGTGGATTTTTCTGATTTATGTGTTGGGAATTGCGATAATTTTTGTTAGAATTATTTTAGGTTTATCAATGATTTTGAAACTTTATTTTAAAGGACAAAAAAAGCAAAAAGAATATTTTACTTTAATAGAAACCAATTCAGAAACTGAGCCTTTTTCATTCTTTAATTGGGTTTTTATTTCTAAGAAAAATCATTTTACAGAATCACAACAAAATGAAATTATTGCTCACGAAAAGGCGCATGTAAGACAAAAACACGCTTTTGATTTACTTTTAATTGAATTTTTAGGACTTCTTTTATGGTTCAATCCTCTAATTTATTTCTATAAAAAAGCATTAAGAGATACACATGAATATCTCGCTGATGCCGAAACGATTACTCATTTTTCTGACAAAAAACAGTATCTTAATTTACTTATCAATCAGCATTTTGTAGGCAAAAACTTACCTTTTGTTACCAAATTTCACAATTATTCATTATTAAAAAAACGTGTTATTATGATTACTAAATCGCCTTCTCGCCAAATAGCAAAGCTCAAAATTATGCTTGCTGTTCCTGCTCTTTTTCTATGTCTTTTTATGACCAGTTGTTTGAAAGAATATGTCGAAATTTCAGAGCGTTCAGAAGTTTCTAGTAATGATTTTGCAGCAGCTTTTCCGAAAGATTACGAAGTAGGAAAATCGTATAAAATTCGTTCTACAACTACAATGGAATTGGATTTAGAAAAAGATAATGATTATATGATTCGCCTTTTTCCTGCTGAAGATTTTGAAGGCGTAGAAATCAAAATGTTTGATGAAAAAGGAGAGCTTTTAGTAAGAAATTATATTGAAAAAATAGACAAATATTATAGAGGCTTTACTTTCAGAAATACGAAGACAGCAAAATATAGATTAGAAATTACTGTTCCTAATGGAAAAAAGAATGTTTCTTTGGCTATGGCTTCTCGTAAGTTTGAAGCAAAAGATAATATACAACCAAAAAAAGATAAGGACGGATTCACAAAAGTAAAAACGTATGATTTAAAAGAAAATAAAGAAGAATACACAGTCGTTTTTTCGGAAGGAACAGAATATAAGATTTCTTTAGAGGAAGAAGAGATGAGTTTTCAACTTATTAGCGAAGATAGAGAAAAGGTTTTGGTCAATTTTACTTCTACTTCAAGTCAAAAAAACAAAACATTTACAATTTCAGAAACAGCAATTTATTATTTAAAAATAGAAAAAGAAGGTATAGAAACCAAAAATGCTGAACTGGCTTTTAAAAGAGAGGCAAAAGAAGAAGAAGCTAAAAAAGATAATAAATAA
- a CDS encoding methylmalonyl-CoA mutase family protein, which translates to MFVDNFENQSEKIDSESIPNSLKKKWLETATKFLKGKPYQDLEWEFSEGISVEPYYTKDENSDFSYLEILQNNQLALNEPVSQPRFWYNQPFIQLNSLDKKELEKVNKEICQVLMRGAEGVLLDLRNIELDFFDKKTVEILFSEVALSYCAVSFLVEPKTQNQLQDFSKKYIDYANEKGFELNTLTGGVLYSDLLAQNNEFSASFLESISESKDSFHPISLQLNNSEDEAQDIAALLLEVQKIVEKSNPAILKNIQFIVKGTDSFFVMIAKMRALNWLLIQMYDLYEVDCNPYIHSITTHGTDEKSLQDENWNLIRNTTQAFSCILGGTNALSVVTHPNEDKEKSKKWSSRIARNVSIMLREESFIDKNADPISGSYYCEQMTDKLIASAWEKFQKIIS; encoded by the coding sequence ATGTTTGTAGATAATTTTGAAAATCAAAGTGAAAAGATAGACTCAGAATCTATACCAAATTCTTTGAAAAAAAAATGGCTTGAAACAGCTACTAAATTCTTGAAAGGCAAACCTTATCAAGATTTGGAATGGGAATTTTCGGAAGGAATTTCTGTTGAGCCTTATTATACAAAAGATGAAAATTCTGATTTTTCATATTTAGAGATTCTTCAAAATAATCAACTGGCATTAAATGAACCTGTTTCACAACCTCGTTTTTGGTATAATCAGCCTTTTATACAACTTAATTCTTTAGATAAAAAGGAATTAGAAAAAGTAAATAAAGAAATATGTCAGGTTTTGATGCGTGGAGCTGAGGGTGTTTTATTAGATTTAAGAAATATAGAATTAGATTTTTTTGATAAAAAAACAGTTGAAATTTTATTTTCTGAAGTTGCTTTATCTTATTGCGCTGTAAGTTTTTTGGTAGAACCAAAGACTCAAAATCAGTTGCAAGATTTTTCTAAAAAATATATTGATTATGCAAATGAAAAAGGATTTGAACTAAATACTCTGACTGGAGGAGTTTTGTATTCAGATTTATTAGCTCAAAATAATGAGTTTTCGGCTTCTTTTTTAGAATCAATCTCAGAATCAAAAGATTCTTTTCATCCGATTTCTTTACAATTAAATAATTCGGAAGATGAGGCTCAAGACATTGCAGCACTTCTTTTGGAAGTACAAAAGATAGTAGAAAAATCAAATCCAGCTATTTTGAAAAACATTCAATTTATAGTAAAAGGAACAGATAGTTTTTTTGTTATGATTGCCAAAATGCGTGCCTTGAACTGGCTTTTGATTCAAATGTATGATTTGTATGAAGTAGATTGCAACCCTTATATTCATTCAATCACAACACATGGAACTGATGAAAAAAGTTTACAAGATGAAAACTGGAATCTAATCAGAAACACAACACAGGCTTTTTCTTGCATTTTGGGTGGAACAAATGCGTTAAGTGTGGTTACGCATCCGAATGAAGACAAAGAAAAATCTAAAAAATGGTCAAGTCGTATTGCTCGTAATGTTTCGATTATGCTTCGTGAAGAATCTTTTATAGATAAAAATGCAGACCCAATTTCGGGTTCATATTATTGTGAGCAAATGACAGACAAGTTGATTGCTTCTGCGTGGGAAAAGTTTCAAAAAATAATTAGTTAA
- a CDS encoding ABC transporter ATP-binding protein: MLIAKNIVKKYGSLEVLQGIDLSIAKKEVVAITGSSGAGKSTLLHILGTLDTPDKGELIINGVEVQKLKSNKLATFRNQQIGFIFQFHNLLPEFSALENVCMPAFIGKKNIKEAEKKAAELLDRFGILDRKNHKPSELSGGEQQRVAVARALINSPALVFADEPSGNLDSKNADELHKLFFTLREEFDQTFVIVTHNPELAKMADREIVLQKGLVVE; the protein is encoded by the coding sequence ATGCTCATAGCCAAAAATATAGTCAAAAAATACGGTTCATTGGAAGTATTACAAGGAATTGATTTATCGATTGCCAAAAAAGAAGTAGTAGCAATTACAGGTTCTTCGGGAGCAGGAAAATCTACTCTTTTACATATTTTGGGAACATTAGATACACCAGATAAAGGCGAATTAATAATAAATGGAGTAGAAGTTCAGAAATTAAAATCGAATAAACTAGCCACTTTTCGCAATCAACAAATTGGTTTTATTTTTCAATTTCATAATCTTTTACCAGAGTTTTCGGCATTAGAAAATGTCTGTATGCCAGCTTTTATTGGTAAAAAAAATATCAAAGAAGCCGAAAAAAAAGCAGCAGAACTTTTAGACCGTTTTGGAATTTTGGATAGAAAAAACCACAAACCTTCTGAGCTTTCTGGTGGAGAGCAGCAGCGTGTAGCCGTTGCAAGAGCCTTGATAAACTCCCCAGCTTTAGTTTTTGCAGATGAACCAAGTGGAAATTTGGACAGTAAAAATGCTGATGAATTACACAAACTTTTTTTTACCTTGAGAGAAGAATTTGACCAAACTTTTGTTATTGTTACACACAATCCAGAACTAGCAAAAATGGCAGATAGAGAAATTGTGTTGCAAAAAGGGTTGGTTGTTGAATAG
- the purQ gene encoding phosphoribosylformylglycinamidine synthase subunit PurQ produces the protein MKFGVIVFPGSNCDHDVYSVLKDTFKQETVKLWHKNTDLEGCDFIVVPGGFSYGDYLRSGAIARFSPIMNEVIKHAENGGYVLGICNGFQILTEAHLLPGALLRNNNQKFNCKNVFLQATTQNSLLTQNTDPAKAYKIPIAHAEGRYYASDADLNALIANDQILFRYCDENSRVTEDSCPNGSAMNIAGICNKERNVFGMMPHPERAADDILGNIDGRVIFESILQLVGQV, from the coding sequence ATGAAATTCGGAGTTATTGTTTTTCCAGGTTCAAATTGCGACCACGACGTATATTCTGTTCTTAAAGATACTTTCAAACAAGAAACTGTCAAACTTTGGCACAAAAATACTGACCTTGAAGGTTGCGATTTTATTGTTGTCCCTGGTGGCTTTTCGTATGGTGATTACTTGCGTTCGGGAGCAATTGCTCGTTTTTCACCTATCATGAATGAAGTAATAAAACATGCTGAAAATGGAGGTTATGTTTTGGGAATCTGTAATGGGTTTCAAATCCTAACTGAAGCGCATTTATTACCAGGAGCATTATTGAGAAATAATAATCAAAAATTTAATTGTAAAAATGTATTTCTTCAAGCAACAACTCAAAATAGTTTGCTTACTCAAAATACAGACCCAGCAAAAGCCTATAAAATTCCGATTGCTCATGCAGAAGGACGTTATTATGCATCTGATGCAGATTTGAATGCTTTGATTGCAAATGACCAAATTTTATTTCGTTATTGTGATGAAAATTCTAGAGTCACAGAGGACAGTTGCCCCAATGGTTCGGCAATGAACATTGCAGGAATTTGTAATAAAGAAAGAAATGTTTTTGGAATGATGCCTCACCCAGAACGTGCAGCCGATGATATTTTGGGAAATATAGATGGAAGAGTAATTTTTGAATCTATTTTGCAACTTGTAGGACAGGTTTAA
- a CDS encoding SRPBCC domain-containing protein: MSKKIPQVYTEIIIQASKEKVWNVLLDFQNYSSWNTFIKKIEGNSDLSEKIKAKMFPPFGLPLEFEGIICQNIPNKILAWNGYILARWFFEPTHIFEIEEKSANEILFIHREEYKGCSIPFIKFMLPTLVGKGFEVMNKDLKKFVEEN, translated from the coding sequence ATGTCAAAAAAAATACCTCAAGTTTATACAGAAATTATAATACAGGCTTCTAAAGAGAAGGTTTGGAATGTTCTTTTAGATTTTCAAAATTATTCATCTTGGAATACATTTATTAAAAAAATAGAAGGAAATTCTGATTTAAGTGAAAAAATAAAAGCCAAAATGTTTCCTCCTTTTGGACTACCTTTAGAGTTTGAAGGAATAATTTGTCAAAATATTCCAAACAAAATACTAGCTTGGAATGGCTATATACTTGCTCGTTGGTTTTTTGAACCCACTCATATTTTTGAGATTGAAGAAAAATCAGCAAATGAAATTCTCTTTATTCATAGAGAAGAATATAAAGGTTGTAGTATTCCTTTTATAAAATTTATGTTGCCTACTTTAGTCGGAAAAGGGTTTGAAGTAATGAATAAAGATTTGAAGAAGTTTGTAGAAGAAAATTAA